A portion of the Acidisarcina polymorpha genome contains these proteins:
- a CDS encoding ankyrin repeat domain-containing protein, which yields MARGLAPIKEFNPLLQMASGVYLTFFGSFVFGTPGFPLSDVPLQEIAKKVEQGKFMERTPEDLKLALACELGDESTFQAYLARNPDAAKTLSDEERRKLQAAAQSNNTTAVRLMLEAGGPVNTPGEMGATALHWAGFNGNAEMTRNILRFQPDLETKSGEYSGTALSWALYASGNGWHRSTGDFVGTVCALLDAGAALPPDPEGTRTQRCRSGGAAMNSARRPIGVLFLSCLYIAVGAIGFVVNVPKLIAMQHESIWIELTELLTLIAGAFMFRGRNWARWLALIWMAFHVGISFPVVRQVVTHSVIFALIAWVLFRPDARRYFIPLKPDYE from the coding sequence ATGGCTCGGGGGCTGGCTCCCATCAAGGAATTCAACCCGCTGCTACAGATGGCCAGTGGTGTCTATCTGACGTTCTTCGGTTCGTTTGTCTTTGGGACGCCGGGATTTCCTCTCTCCGATGTTCCCCTACAGGAAATTGCGAAGAAGGTGGAGCAAGGCAAGTTTATGGAGCGAACTCCGGAGGATCTGAAGCTGGCTTTAGCCTGTGAACTGGGCGATGAAAGCACGTTTCAGGCTTACTTGGCCCGGAATCCGGACGCAGCCAAAACTCTCTCGGACGAGGAGCGGCGAAAGCTACAGGCAGCCGCACAGAGCAACAATACAACGGCGGTACGACTGATGTTGGAGGCTGGCGGGCCAGTCAATACCCCGGGCGAGATGGGAGCCACAGCGCTCCACTGGGCCGGCTTCAACGGCAATGCTGAAATGACCCGAAACATATTGCGCTTTCAGCCGGATCTTGAAACAAAATCGGGTGAGTATTCGGGGACTGCGCTGTCATGGGCTCTCTACGCTTCTGGAAATGGCTGGCATCGTAGCACAGGAGATTTTGTGGGAACAGTGTGCGCGCTTCTGGACGCCGGAGCTGCTCTACCGCCGGACCCCGAAGGCACTCGAACCCAGCGATGCCGTTCTGGAGGTGCTGCCATGAATTCAGCCAGGCGCCCGATCGGGGTTCTGTTCCTCTCCTGCCTCTACATTGCTGTGGGAGCCATTGGATTTGTCGTCAACGTTCCCAAACTGATAGCAATGCAACACGAGAGCATATGGATCGAACTCACCGAGTTGTTAACTCTTATTGCAGGAGCCTTCATGTTCCGTGGCCGGAACTGGGCACGCTGGCTTGCGCTCATCTGGATGGCATTTCACGTGGGAATCAGCTTTCCAGTAGTACGTCAGGTCGTCACCCACTCGGTCATCTTCGCCTTGATTGCCTGGGTTCTCTTTCGTCCTGACGCACGGCGATACTTCATACCCCTGAAACCTGACTACGAATAG
- a CDS encoding helix-turn-helix transcriptional regulator, with protein sequence MCELCYIDEMSGLVFEGILLNASAFAYRTRTVQHRTPPLWLARARDLLHDCACESLEMNQIARDVGVHPSQLSREFRNFFKVTPGDYLRELRVETAARHLSETDIALTDVALRCGFADQAHLAKVFRHCRQISPSAYRRLARSQRQNLC encoded by the coding sequence ATGTGCGAATTGTGTTACATCGACGAAATGTCCGGTCTAGTTTTTGAGGGAATCCTTCTGAACGCCTCAGCTTTTGCCTACCGCACGCGCACCGTTCAACACAGAACGCCACCTCTTTGGCTTGCCCGGGCAAGAGATTTGCTGCACGATTGCGCATGCGAGTCGCTCGAAATGAATCAGATTGCACGCGACGTGGGCGTGCATCCATCCCAACTTTCAAGAGAGTTTCGCAACTTCTTCAAAGTGACACCAGGTGATTATCTGCGCGAGCTAAGGGTTGAGACCGCGGCAAGGCATTTGTCGGAAACGGACATCGCTCTGACAGACGTTGCATTGCGCTGCGGCTTCGCAGATCAGGCCCACCTCGCCAAAGTGTTCCGGCACTGCCGACAAATATCGCCGTCCGCATATAGGCGCCTTGCCCGGTCGCAAAGGCAGAATCTCTGCTAA
- a CDS encoding zinc-binding dehydrogenase, whose product MAQEVGSRSLRSPNLTSCLPQPLPSKCFVWCYGLNLAVEAGAKVIATTRSRDRFKKLEDLGVYRAELEGPELSTRIAEAKHIDAVLDLVGNSVILDSLRILRRGGRACLAGWLGGWLPSRNSTRCYRWPVVSI is encoded by the coding sequence ATGGCCCAGGAAGTCGGATCTCGGTCGCTACGCTCCCCAAACCTGACTTCCTGCCTTCCTCAACCTCTTCCTTCCAAGTGCTTCGTGTGGTGCTACGGGCTTAACCTCGCGGTGGAAGCTGGAGCAAAGGTCATCGCCACAACTCGGAGTCGAGACCGCTTTAAGAAGCTGGAGGATCTTGGTGTCTATCGCGCAGAGTTGGAGGGTCCGGAACTCTCAACACGCATCGCCGAAGCTAAACACATTGACGCAGTTCTTGACCTGGTTGGTAACAGCGTCATTCTCGATTCGCTTCGCATTCTGCGTCGCGGAGGCCGAGCCTGTCTTGCCGGATGGCTCGGGGGCTGGCTCCCATCAAGGAATTCAACCCGCTGCTACAGATGGCCAGTGGTGTCTATCTGA